In the Pogoniulus pusillus isolate bPogPus1 chromosome 4, bPogPus1.pri, whole genome shotgun sequence genome, one interval contains:
- the PANX2 gene encoding pannexin-2 isoform X2: MHSSDFSLCYTEEPIYCYTPHNFTRDQALYARGYCWTELKDALPGVDASHWPSLFEHKFLPYALLAFAGIMYIPALGWEFLASTRLTSELNFLLQEIDNCYHRAAEGRAPKIEKQIQSKGPGITEREKREIIENAEKEKSPEQNLFEKYLERRGRSNFLAKLYLARHLFIIFLSIIPITYLSTYYATQKQNEFTCALGEPPDKTSSSKLHIRVNCKLPSVQLQRIIAGVDIVLLCFMNLIILINLIHLFIFRKSNFIFDKLNKVGIKTKKQWQKSQFCDINILAMFCNENRDHIKSLNRLDFITNESDLMYDNVVRQLLAALAQSNHDATPTMRDSGIQTIDPSVDPADIDANEQLIIKRPRKKMKWIPTTNPLPQPFKEQLAIMKVENHKPEKPKPVRRKTATDSLIAPLLESAAKTSQQSSTHKTESTAIPSTSTEKKHTRHFSLDVHPYILSSKKPKPEVQAIPSMPTSKSQEGGFLNQEENVVVHVTSSLKDTPHPAKDILYSSETCRTVPAAGAFVTCNHNHIATTAAATSMTLNQVKPEPTPALNCNPAHPLLHINTLYEDHEEEVSNIVDNGIHSPTDTGEILSIPTPKQIRLATFDEPMAIVSSVEY, from the exons ATGCACAGCAGTGACTTTTCTCTCTGTTATACAGAGGAGCCAATATACTGTTATACACCACACAACTTCACCCGCGATCAAGCCTTGTATGCCAGAGGATATTGTTGGACAGAATTAAAAGATGCCTTGCCAGGAGTTGATGCCAGCCACTGGCCCTCCTTGTTTGAGCATAAGTTCTTACCTTATGCACTGCTGGCTTTTGCTGGGATAATGTACattccagctctgggctgggaaTTTCTGGCTTCCACCCGACTGACTTCAGAGCTTAATTTTTTGCTTCAGGAGATCGATAACTGCTATCACCGTGCAGCGGAAGGGCGGGCACCAAAAATAGAGAAGCAGATTCAGTCCAAAGGCCCGGGGatcacagagagagaaaagagagaaatcatTGAGaatgcagagaaagaaaaaagccctGAACAGAACTTGTTTGAGAAATACTTGGAAAGAAGAGGACGAAGTAACTTTCTAGCTAAGCTGTATCTTGCGAGACATTTATTCATCATCTTTTTGAGCATCATACCGATTACATATTTATCCACCTACTATGCTACACAGAAGCAAAATGAATTTACATGTGCACTAGGAGAGCCTCCAGACAAAACAAGCAGCTCCAAATTACATATCAGAGTGAACTGTAAACTGCCATCTGTCCAGCTCCAGCGGATTATTGCTGGTGTAGATATTGTTCTCCTCTGTTTCATGAACTTGATAATCCTCATCAACTTAATTCACCTTTTCATATTTCGCAAGTCAAACTTCATATTTGACAAACTGAATAAAGTTGGAATAAAGACCAAAAAACAGTGGCAGAAGTCCCAGTTTTGTGATATCAATATTTTGGCCATGTTTTGTAATGAAAATCGGGACCACATAAAGTCATTGAACCGTCTGGATTTTATTACGAATGAAAGCGATCTGATGTACGACAATGTGGTGCGCCAGCTACTTGCAGCATTGGCTCAGTCCAATCATGATGCCACTCCAACCATGCGTGATTCCGGGATCCAAACAATAGACCCAAGTGTTGATCCAGCAGACATTGATGCTAATGAGCAACTCATCATTAAGAGACCAAGGAAGAAGATGAAATGGATCCCCACAACCAATCCTCTTCCTCAGCCATTTAAGGAACAGTTAGCCATTATGAAGGTTGAAAATCATAAACCTGAAAAACCGAAGCCTGTGCGGAGAAAAACAGCAACGGACAGCCTTATAGCTCCTTTGTTAGAGTCTGCTGCAAAAACCTCACAGCAATCCTCCACTCATAAAACTGAGTCAACTGCTATCCCAAGCacaagcactgaaaaaaaacacacgCGACACTTTTCCTTGGATGTTCATCCATATATACTTAGTagcaaaaaacccaagccagagGTTCAAGCCATCCCCTCAATGCCTACGTCAAAAAGCCAAGAGGGTGGATTTTTAAACCAGGAAGAGAATGTCGTAGTACATGTTACCTCCTCTCTGAAAG acaCCCCTCATCCTGCAAAAGATATCCTATACTCTTCTGAGACATGCAgaactgtgcctgctgctggggcttttGTCACATGTAACCACAATCATATAGCCACAACTGCTGCTGCAACGAGTATGACTTTGAACCAAGTCAAGCCAGAACCAACACCTGCACTTAACTGCAACCCAGCCCACCCTTTGCTGCATATCAACACGCTGTATGAGGATCACGAGGAGGAAGTATCAAACATAGTAGACAATGGTATTCACTCACCAACTGACACTGGGGAAATCCTCTCCATCCCTACTCCAAAGCAGATAAGGTTGGCAACATTTGATGAACCAATGGCAATTGTGAGCTCGGTGGAGTACTGA